ATAGCTCTTTGCATAATTACAAATGCCCCATTCTATATTTCAAATCACACTCATCATACACTGACTTAAGAATTAATACTATACGAAACTGCAAAAATACTATCTAAACTATTCCGCTTACGGTTAACTATAACCACCCAAGTACCCTAATTGTTAATATCACTAAATTCTAACGCCATTCTTGGAAATTCTTTTCGTAAGTTAAAGAGAAGATGGTGTCATGATCTGAaccacaattaaaaaaaaaaaaaaattaaacaaagtcCTATATAAAATGTCACCATAGGGTGGTTTTTTTTCACGGATCTcatgtcaaaataaatatgtatacattatattatatatccgcAAATCtgcttattgtaaattaaatattacagattgtttatttttaaataaagttaaaaaaataaaattaattttaaattatacgtatatttacgtataatacgtataattatctgtatctattatatttataatatattcagaagcttaataaacaatattatattctaagaatcattaaaaataattaattatttctaaaattttcaaaactgatGTTTtcctatactaatattatgaacactttaaaataccaataggaatataaaaatataaattttactcttaatttttttaagtattacgaTTTCCTATTGCCAGCTTATAATTTCTTGATAATCCATACGGCTTATAACTTTTAgtacacaatacatttttcatataaaataaaaacaacatcattatttaataaatgattaaataaaatttgttttgtgaatatttttatcagttaCATTGTGATCAAAATGAATCGTTTCGGGACGAAATTGATAGATCTTGGAATATTATCGGTTATAATGTAACTCcaaatattacgtataaaaacaatgaactCAAGTATCTCAATGTAACTTTGATTATCAATGCAACAGATCAggtaaaatttttatgatctCAGATGTTGCTGTAGATTTTGAGACACAAGTAGGTGTATAACTGTAACTTGCAGTGatgtttcatttattatattgttattagatCGAACAGAACTATGTTTTTCAAGTGAAATCagtacatattatgaaaacacAAATTGTATTACCATTTTGTAAGAAACCGGTTAGTACTCGGTGCAAAATGAACTGCTCGAACGATGTCATGATGGAATTGGCAAGTGTTCAAAAGTTTGAAGGAAGTATTTTTGGCTTACATCAGTTctggaaatatttaattgttatgagCTTATTTTGGATTAGCCAAGCAATCACTTGGAGTCTACAAGACCCTATATGCTTTGACATTTTAGGTGAGTAGttctaaacataaattaattaatttttattatcctcACCAATAAATGTTTGTGTTGAAGTTTTGATTTGactttaagataataatagttatattccGATTTAATGATACTATACGTATatcatatctatataatacctTCATGGTAGCtcttgattattaataaatcaaattaggGATTAAAAGCAGAACAGTTATcttgtaaatattgtagtttaatttattttatttgaaatttgttttacaatttatctggacaattaagtacctaattaaatgTAGTATTAAAAAGAGTGTACTGTTTACACAGTACATATACGTACAGTCGTACGTGATATTAtgtgatacaatataatttaatataagtcgttattatattatactataactgTACaactttagaataaaaaatatctgtatATCGCATGgcacttaaaaaaatcaacataaatTCTATGTAGGTACTAGCCACTACGAGGTACCTAGTATATTAGAAATTAGTATAACCATATGTACCaacttaatatagtttttaattattttacttataattcacaatagtttatttatttcattttttattagttatatctggtatatttgtattttgttccgATTAATGTTGATTAATAGATGATAAGCCTGAAGATTTTGGCAAACAAAGATGTTGGGGATCCATAAGTTGGGGACTTTTCTCTGTTTTTGGCGGAGTACTTGTTGATTATTTCAGTAATAGTaattaccaaaaaaactacgttccaatttattatgtatgccttataataatactatgggATTTTGCCTTGGCTCGTAAAATAGAAGTAAGTGTGTTGTATTACTTTACCTATTgagtaatatgaaaaaatacaacatagTGTACTGTATACTATTGTCATTatataatcgtttaaaattttaaaattatatattaaagataacTGAGACAGTTGGATCTAAGAATACATTTTCAGacgtattcaaattaataactaatttcaaTGTTATAATCTATTTGATATGGATTATAGTGATGGGAATTTGCACATCAATGCCATGGAATTATCTATTTTGGTAGGTAAGAatgtaagataataattttatagtagctacatagtaggtatatgtatacaatgttatcataattaaaaataaaaatataataggcgGTACCAAATTTTTCTCTAAATGTAAATGGCAAATATTAGGAAATCTTGTATCTTGAATTGTGATTggtatcataaaattattttaaaaaataacattactgCTAATAACGGATTggatgttataaaataatttaggtataataataacattttttgaagaatttatgtaaaagattatttcatgtatttaattagaaCTTGGTAGACGTAACAAAAAATCTTCCCCCTACTCTCACTTCCTGCAAGGTCTGTGTATGATGCCTATGAAATAATTGTGTACTCTTTAAGTGatcttaagtaattttaagttggatttttttatagaattatatttattgaatataatataatatttaatagtaagatagtataaaaaatgtatataatatatttaacggtaaataattattaatttcataacaactaaatttcaaatattaaatttaattgattttaataaattacaaaatgtattgaattctattagattttagaaaacagcttgtttgtattttaggtACATGGAGGACTTAACCCAAAAGTATCACAGTGATAAGCAATCTTGGATAAAAACTTTACAAGGTTTGGCTATAGGCATTCAATGTATTGGCGGTGAAATGCcgttcttatttttttccggTTGGTTGATCAAACGAATTGGTCATACGTATTGCATGGTCTTAGGTCTTTTCACTTTTGCTATTAGGTTTTACTTGTATTCTATTATAACTAACCCTATTTGGATACTGCCAGTCGAATTCACTAACGGAATTACATTTGGGT
This sequence is a window from Rhopalosiphum maidis isolate BTI-1 chromosome 1, ASM367621v3, whole genome shotgun sequence. Protein-coding genes within it:
- the LOC113560741 gene encoding major facilitator superfamily domain-containing protein 6-A-like isoform X2, whose protein sequence is MLPIHIRINKRTLRMKFHYFLYMGGVASVQGFAPTIAKQLGYSPMVVGSVFTYLSMLSFFVKPIIGIIVDKFRVKRIMFLACVLLCGLTAFALKFVQKIPTEAVANLSCNTTTELHICSSNDDHLPQCDDSLFKLMKNSTEPIECQLHCDQNESFRDEIDRSWNIIGYNVTPNITYKNNELKYLNVTLIINATDQIEQNYVFQVKSVHIMKTQIVLPFCKKPVSTRCKMNCSNDVMMELASVQKFEGSIFGLHQFWKYLIVMSLFWISQAITWSLQDPICFDILDDKPEDFGKQRCWGSISWGLFSVFGGVLVDYFSNSNYQKNYVPIYYVCLIIILWDFALARKIEITETVGSKNTFSDVFKLITNFNVIIYLIWIIVMGICTSMPWNYLFWYMEDLTQKYHSDKQSWIKTLQGLAIGIQCIGGEMPFLFFSGWLIKRIGHTYCMVLGLFTFAIRFYLYSIITNPIWILPVEFTNGITFGLCHAVLVAYARFIAPQSSATTVVALSGALFEGVGISFGGVVGGFLYQTYGGERSFKLFSYGSLIMGILHVMFIKFTVKSN
- the LOC113560741 gene encoding uncharacterized protein LOC113560741 isoform X3, yielding MIIKLIFSMLYCTLSTYTLFIKLTYEFLLLFISAGVASVQGFAPTIAKQLGYSPMVVGSVFTYLSMLSFFVKPIIGIIVDKFRVKRIMFLACVLLCGLTAFALKFVQKIPTEAVANLSCNTTTELHICSSNDDHLPQCDDSLFKLMKNSTEPIECQLHCDQNESFRDEIDRSWNIIGYNVTPNITYKNNELKYLNVTLIINATDQIEQNYVFQVKSVHIMKTQIVLPFCKKPVSTRCKMNCSNDVMMELASVQKFEGSIFGLHQFWKYLIVMSLFWISQAITWSLQDPICFDILDDKPEDFGKQRCWGSISWGLFSVFGGVLVDYFSNSNYQKNYVPIYYVCLIIILWDFALARKIEITETVGSKNTFSDVFKLITNFNVIIYLIWIIVMGICTSMPWNYLFWYMEDLTQKYHSDKQSWIKTLQGLAIGIQCIGGEMPFLFFSGFTCILL
- the LOC113560741 gene encoding major facilitator superfamily domain-containing protein 6-A-like isoform X1, producing the protein MIIKLIFSMLYCTLSTYTLFIKLTYEFLLLFISAGVASVQGFAPTIAKQLGYSPMVVGSVFTYLSMLSFFVKPIIGIIVDKFRVKRIMFLACVLLCGLTAFALKFVQKIPTEAVANLSCNTTTELHICSSNDDHLPQCDDSLFKLMKNSTEPIECQLHCDQNESFRDEIDRSWNIIGYNVTPNITYKNNELKYLNVTLIINATDQIEQNYVFQVKSVHIMKTQIVLPFCKKPVSTRCKMNCSNDVMMELASVQKFEGSIFGLHQFWKYLIVMSLFWISQAITWSLQDPICFDILDDKPEDFGKQRCWGSISWGLFSVFGGVLVDYFSNSNYQKNYVPIYYVCLIIILWDFALARKIEITETVGSKNTFSDVFKLITNFNVIIYLIWIIVMGICTSMPWNYLFWYMEDLTQKYHSDKQSWIKTLQGLAIGIQCIGGEMPFLFFSGWLIKRIGHTYCMVLGLFTFAIRFYLYSIITNPIWILPVEFTNGITFGLCHAVLVAYARFIAPQSSATTVVALSGALFEGVGISFGGVVGGFLYQTYGGERSFKLFSYGSLIMGILHVMFIKFTVKSN